DNA sequence from the Cellulophaga sp. HaHaR_3_176 genome:
TATCCAATATTATAGAGATAATGAGTTGTTTGTAGATTTTGAAGATAAAAACCCATATACATCTGGGTATTTTGGATTTAGAACCGTGAAAAACCACATGACTGTAGATAATTTTAAAGTACACCAATTAGTTTCTGAATAAATACAAAAAGCTCATTAATGAAGTATTATAAAGTAGCATTATTATGTGTTGTTACGTTTCTGTTTACAGGAATGAAAACTGATAAAAAAGATATATACCATAAAGGTTGGATAGATTTTAATAAAAACGGAATTAAAGACGTTTTTGAAGATTCTAAAGCACCTTTAAATGCCAGAGTCGATAATTTAATCTCATTAATGAATGTAAATGAGAAAACGTGTCAGTTAGTTACATTATATGGTTTTTCGCGTGTTTTAGAAGATGAAATGCCAAACGAAAAATGGAAAAATAGAGTTTGGAAAGATGGTATTGCTAATATCGACGAACATTTAAATACAATTTGGAATCAAGAAAAAACACATACCAAATACGCTTTTCCATATAAAACACATGCCGAAGCTATTAATAAGGTTCAAAAGTGGTTTATAGAAGAAACAAGAATGGGTATTCCCGTTGATTTTACAAATGAGGGAGTACATGGTTTGTGCCATGAAAAAGCGACTCCGCTTCCTGCACCTATTGGTATCGGTAGCACATGGAATAAAGATTTAGTTTATAAGGCAGGTACTATTGTAGGTAGAGAAGCAAAAGCTTTGGGATATACTAATGTTTATGCACCTATATTAGATGTTGCTCGTGACCAACGTTGGGGTCGTGTATTAGAATGCTATGGAGAAGAACCTTTTCATATTTCTGAAATGGGTAAGCAAATGGTATTGGGTATTCAATCAGAAGGTGTAGCATCTACTTTAAAACATTTTGCGGTTTATAGTATACCTAAAGGTGCTAGAGATGGTGATGCCAGAACCGACCCGCATGTAGCTCCAAGAGAAATGTTCCAATTACACTTATATCCTTTTAAGAAAGTGATTAAAGAAGCTGCACCCATGGGAATAATGAGTAGTTATAATGATTACGATGGAGTACCAGTTACAGCTAGTCCTTATTTTTTAACAGAATTATTGCGTGAACAATATGGTTTTGATGGGTATGTAGTTTCAGATAGTGAAGCAGTGGAGTATGTATCAGAAAAGCACCATGTAGCAGAAGATTATAAAGAAGCAGTGCGTCAAGTTATTGAAGCAGGTTTAAATGTAAGAACAACGTTTAGAACACCAGAATCGTTTGTTGAACCGTTAAGAGAATTAATTGATGAAGGTAAAATTTCAATGCAAACGATCGACTCAAGAGTAGCCGATGTTTTAAGAGTCAAATTTAGATTAGGTCTTTTTGATAGTCCTTATGTAGAAAACCTAAAAGAAACAAATTCATTAGTACATACAGCTGCCGATGAAGAGTTTTCGAAGCAAATAAACAGAGAGTCTTTAGTCTTATTAAAAAACGAAAATAATTTACTGCCTTTAAATATAGATAAGATCGATAATATATTGGTAACCGGACCATTA
Encoded proteins:
- a CDS encoding glycoside hydrolase family 3 N-terminal domain-containing protein, translated to MKYYKVALLCVVTFLFTGMKTDKKDIYHKGWIDFNKNGIKDVFEDSKAPLNARVDNLISLMNVNEKTCQLVTLYGFSRVLEDEMPNEKWKNRVWKDGIANIDEHLNTIWNQEKTHTKYAFPYKTHAEAINKVQKWFIEETRMGIPVDFTNEGVHGLCHEKATPLPAPIGIGSTWNKDLVYKAGTIVGREAKALGYTNVYAPILDVARDQRWGRVLECYGEEPFHISEMGKQMVLGIQSEGVASTLKHFAVYSIPKGARDGDARTDPHVAPREMFQLHLYPFKKVIKEAAPMGIMSSYNDYDGVPVTASPYFLTELLREQYGFDGYVVSDSEAVEYVSEKHHVAEDYKEAVRQVIEAGLNVRTTFRTPESFVEPLRELIDEGKISMQTIDSRVADVLRVKFRLGLFDSPYVENLKETNSLVHTAADEEFSKQINRESLVLLKNENNLLPLNIDKIDNILVTGPLANEVNFTYSRYGPAFNPSVSVYEGVKNYAGDKAQVNFVKGCDIIDPNWPESEIIPTPLSAKEQADIDEAVEKAKQSDIIIAVVGEDDERVGETKSRTSLGLPGRQFELVQALYATGKPVVLVLINGQPLTINWENKFLPAILEAWFPSTAAGEVIAETLFGDYNPGGKLSVTFPKSVGQIPLNFPYKPGSQAGQPGAGPNGYGTTRVLGPLYPFGYGLSYTTFEYSDLIISRKSLKAQASINVSFKIKNTGKREGDEVVQMYVKDKVSSVTTYESILRGFDRIHLKANETKTVSFTLEPEDLEILDKDMNWTVEPGDFEVLIGASSEDIKLKETFKIESVNN